A region of the Clostridium estertheticum subsp. estertheticum genome:
TGGCTTAGTTGCATCAAAGCACAAACATCTTATGGCCCAGATGATTAAATTAGGTCAATCTAGATTATGCGTACCTGTTATAGAACAAGTAGCTGCTGCAAACCTAATTAACACTCCTAAATCATATTTTACAGAGGTAAAAAAAGAATATGAGGAAAGAAGAAATATTTTATACAAATACTTATTAAAAATACCAGGTGTCGTGTGTGAGAAACCAACTGGAGCATTTTATATAGTGGCCAAGCTTCCTGTAAAAAGTGCTGAAGATTTTGCTAAATGGTTATTAACAGATTTTAATTATAATAATAAGACTGTTATGGTTGCACCTGCGCAAGGTTTCTATGCAACGAAGGGACTTGGAATAAACGAAATTAGATTATCATATTGTTTAAATACTACCGCACTAAAAGATGCTATGGAGATTCTGGGTATAGCAATCAAGAAATATGTTGAATTAAATAATTAAGAATACGAAAGTGGATAGATGTACATCATCTATCCACTTTCGTATTTTTAAGTTTTAGTTTTTGCCATGTATAAAATTCTTTTTTAATCCTAAACCCTATAGAGCTATATAAGTTGAATGCAACAATATTATCTGCATCAACACGAAGTGACACTTTAGAAAAATTGTTATCCATAGCTATATTTAGCAAATATTCTAAAAGTACTTTCCCATATCCTAAACTTCTATATTTCCCTATTATACCGAAATTTACTATTATAGATGATTTCTCTTCAACTATAATCTGACCATAACCAATAGGTTCATTATTGCATTTAATGAATATTGCACCTTTGTCAAAATAATAGTCTTGTTCCTCATCATAATATATATCTTCTATATCTATTGGAATTCTGTCATCATTTTTAAATATTTCATTTTGTAATAAACAACGTAATTTTTCATCTTTATTTCTTTTTACTATAGAAAAAGTAATTTCACTGGTCACAAAGGTATTAAAATGTTCAGAGCACTGTTTTTCGAGTTCCCGAAATCCTTTAGTCCTGCTAAATCCTAACTTACTTAAAATATCAATACTTACTTTGTTGTCTTCGCATTCATAAGTTAGTAAACTATTATTTATAACTGATCCAATTAAATTTTTATAAAAATAAATCAAATCACCATTTTTTATTACGTTCATTGAGTTTATGCAGCTATGATATTTATTTTGCTTCTCAAACCATATATATCCTATATAATTATTGTCTTCTATTAGTAGATTTACATTCTTTCTCATAAATAATTTTTGAATAATATTACTGTTATCATACAGAGCAAAAAAATCTTTATTTGATAAACTAAAGTTAGTATTAAATTTATTGATTTCACGAAAATTATCAATGTTTTTTAAAGTTAGACCTATCGACTTATACATTTAGCTTTACTCCATTAATTTTTATTTTTTAATAAGTTTATATTTTTGTCTCCCTACATTAGTACTATTAAATTATATTATTATTTTTAATTTAGTATTCTGTAATTTCTAAAAATAGATGCACATTTTCTAAGACCTTTATGAATAACTTATTTCGGGCTACAAATCGTAAAGAAACGTGTATACATAATTTTATGCTACACGTTTCTTCTAATTCATTTTTGAGATAGCTTCTTTAATAATCCAATCCGGTGTTGATGCCCCTGCTGTTACCCCTATTTTCTTAACATTTTCATCTTTTATAAATTCATCTGATATATCTAATATGTTTTCTACATGAATTGTATTTTCACAATTTTGTTTGCATATTTCATAAAGCTTTGTAGTATTTGAACTGTTAAATCCACCAATAACAACCATTGCATCAACATTCTTTGAAAGTTCTTCTGCAGATTTTTGGCGCACTTCTGTTGCACTACAAATAGTATTAAATGCAACTATCTCCTTACTAACCTTTATAATTTTAGTTAATACATGTTCCCAAGTAGATTGTCTTTCGGTTGTTTGAGCTACCACGCATACTTTATTTGCGGTAGTTTCAATATCAATACCACTTTTAAGTATTACTGCACAGTCGTTACACCATCCATTAATTCCAATAACTTCAGGATGATTTTTATCTCCTACAATAATTATATGATATCCTAAATCATAATATTTTTTTACCTTCTTATGAATGTTTTCTACATAAGGACATGTCGCATCTACTATATTAAGATTAGTTTTCTTTAAAATATTTAATGTTTCTTCAGATACACCATGGGATCTTATAATAATTGTGTCATTATCCTCTAAACTTGTAATGTCTTCAAGTTCTATTGGATATATTAAATTTTCTTTTAAAAAGTTTACAACATCATTATTATGTATAAGTGGTCCAAGTGTATATATTTTTTTGTCATATTTCCCCTTTATTTCTAAAGCCTTGTCCACTGCCCGTTTAACTCCAAAACAAAAACCAGCTGAATCTGCAAGTGTTATTTCTTTCATTTTTTCACCTCAATAAATAAAGTATTTTTAAATATTTGAATTAATATAAGATACTATTACGTTTACTACTCCATCAATGTCTAAATCAGAAGAATCTATTTCTACAGCGTCTGACGCTTTTGTAAGTGGATTAACCTCTCTATGGGTATCAATAAAATCTCTTTTAATAATATCATTTAAAATAGTATTGTAATCAACTTTTATACCTTTTGACATTAATTCCTCATATCTTCTTTTCGCTCTTTCTTCACTACTAGCAGTTAAATAAAATTTAAAAGGAGCCTCTTTTAATACAACTGTACCAATATCGCGTCCATCCATAATAACATTAAACTTTTTTGCTATGTCTTTTTGTAACTTAACAAGAATTTCTCTAATTTCAGGAACAGCTGCATATTTTGAGACATTGTTACTTATATTTGGCATATTTATCATATTTGTTAAATCTTCATTATTAACATATAAACTATCCTCTACAAAATGCATTTCTAAAGATCCCACTAATTTAACTAAATCGTGAACATTATTTTCTGATATATTTGCATCCATAGCTTTTAATGTAACTGCCCTATACATTGACCCTGTGTTAATATACATTAGATTGAATTTCTTACCTATCATTTTGGCTATTGTACTTTTTCCTGCACCTGCAGGTCCATCTATAGCAATAGAAATTTCCATTATAATTCACCCTCCATCAATTAAAACACTCTTTTAAGTATAATTAGTCTACCCCTACACTATTTCCAGCTAAAAATCCTGTAGATAATGCTATTTGAAGATTATAACCTCCTGTATATGCATCTACATCTATCATTTCGCCTGCAAAATAAAGATTATCTATTAGTTTTGATTTCATTGTAGAAGCATCTATTTGCAAAGTGTCTACCCCACCACTAGTTATAATTGCTTCATCAATTGGGCGAAGCCTCTTAATCGTGAGCGGTAAGTTTTGAAGTAAATTAACTAAAATTTTTCTTTCCTCTTTAGTAACAGAATTCACCTTTTTATCTTCATCAATATTGGACAATTGAATAATTGTATTAATAAGTTTACTAGGGAGTAAATCAGTTAATGAATTTTTAAAATCTTTATTTGCGTACTTTAAGAAATCGCTTTGAATTCGTTTATCAAGTTGAATTTCGCTCAATGCTGGTTTTAGATTAATAAAAGCTTTTAATTTTTCTCCTTCTTTTACATAACAACTTCCGCTTAAGACAATAGGCCCAGAAATTCCATAATGAGTAAAAATCATTTCTCCGAACTCTTTATATATACTCTTATTCTTACTATTTGTAATATTAAGTTCTACATTTTTTAGAGAAAGTCCTTGT
Encoded here:
- a CDS encoding GNAT family N-acetyltransferase, with protein sequence MYKSIGLTLKNIDNFREINKFNTNFSLSNKDFFALYDNSNIIQKLFMRKNVNLLIEDNNYIGYIWFEKQNKYHSCINSMNVIKNGDLIYFYKNLIGSVINNSLLTYECEDNKVSIDILSKLGFSRTKGFRELEKQCSEHFNTFVTSEITFSIVKRNKDEKLRCLLQNEIFKNDDRIPIDIEDIYYDEEQDYYFDKGAIFIKCNNEPIGYGQIIVEEKSSIIVNFGIIGKYRSLGYGKVLLEYLLNIAMDNNFSKVSLRVDADNIVAFNLYSSIGFRIKKEFYTWQKLKLKNTKVDR
- the cmk gene encoding (d)CMP kinase, with translation MEISIAIDGPAGAGKSTIAKMIGKKFNLMYINTGSMYRAVTLKAMDANISENNVHDLVKLVGSLEMHFVEDSLYVNNEDLTNMINMPNISNNVSKYAAVPEIREILVKLQKDIAKKFNVIMDGRDIGTVVLKEAPFKFYLTASSEERAKRRYEELMSKGIKVDYNTILNDIIKRDFIDTHREVNPLTKASDAVEIDSSDLDIDGVVNVIVSYINSNI